CGATGAGTACCGGGGAGCCTGCGGCCCTCGGGACGCAGAGTGCGGCGCCTCCGCCCGTCGACGAGGCACCAATCGCCGCAGCCAACAGCGCGGTACTCGAGCTCGACCCTCCCACGACCGACGCAGCGCCTTTGGAAGGGACACGAGCCACCCTAGCGGAGCTCGATGCCGCCAAGCGGCGCGGGCTCGCAGGCTGGCAAGAGCTGTCCCGACGTCACCCTGCGGATCCCCACGTCCTGCAACCTCTCGCACTGGCATACGGCCGACAACCCGAGCACTACGGCGAGGCACTGACGGCCTTGGTGCGACTGTTCACGCTCGATCCGGTACTGGCAAAGGACGTCAAGATCCGCGGGCTGATGCTCAAGCTCGCCCTGACCGAGAGCACTGGCGCGCGAGCCATGAACGTGATGGGGCATGAGATGGGCGCTGCAGGGCCGGACCTGCTCTACGATCTGTACGTCACCATGCCCGCGGTCAGGGATCGCGCTCGCGACTTGCTCCGCAGCCCCGCAGTGCGCCAGCGCGCGAGTGCCGCACTGACGATTGCCTTCGACCTCCGCTCGGCGCCGAACTGTGAGGCGCGTCTCGCTCTGCTCCCGCGAGCAAACGCTCAGGGCGACGAACGCTCCGCCGCCACACTGATCATGCTCAGCAATCCCACGCAGAAGGGATGCGGCTACAAGAAGCGGCGTCCCTGTCCGCCTCCTTGCTCACCCCAAGCAGCCGCGTTCCGTGAAACGATCGCGGCGATTCACGCGCGAACGCGTGCGGCGGCTAGACGGCCCTGAGACGGCCCCGGGCGTCGCTGAAACCACGCATCCTCTGGCGGGAAACCCCAGTCCTAGCCCCCGTCCGGCGCGGTGAGCACGCAGACGCCGTAGCCATCGGGGAGGTACGCGGCACTCTGGCACTTGCCGCTACCGCAGCCGCTGGTGCTGCCTTGCGTGGTGCACAGCTTCAAGCAGGAATTGGTGGACTTGGCGCAGACGTGACCGGGAGCACACGGGCAGCTTTCTCCAGCGCGCCCGGTGCCTGGCACCACGCAACTGGTCGTGCCATCGGGCAGCACCACCGCGCAAGCGGTTCCCTCTTTGCACGTGCACTGCTTGTTCGCGGGGCAGGGGTAGGGTTCGGAAAGTTCGCAATTGTCCGCCTGCACGCAGACCGGAACCTTCGCTCCGCTCGCCGTTGCCTCTCGCAGGCTTCGCTCCGCGCAATAGCTACCGTCATCACACTTGGTATCCGAGCTGCAGCAATAGCGACGGCACTGCGCCGCGTTTGCGTCACCGACGCAGGCGAACCCTGGAGCACAGTCCGATGCGCTCACACAGGGGGCTCCACTGGCGCCGGTGCCAGCCGGCATGCATGCGGCGCTCGGTGCCGCCGCCGCTGGCGTGACGAAGCAACCCATGGTCGCCCCGGCGTCCCCCGCGTCGTCCACCTTGGGCGCCGCGTCGGCGCCAGCATCCACCGTCGACGCTGACGCGCCGCACGCCGCTGCCTCGTCCGGGTTGCAGCCCGTCCCGCACAGTGGATTCGAGCTCGAAGGCCCGCTGTCACTCAGCGGCGCGTCGGGCACGACCACATCGGCGGTGAACTGGTCGCGCCCAGCGTCAACGGCTTGACAGCCAATGCCCTGGCAGGGCGGTCCACTTCCGGAATCGGAATCATCGATGGAAGCGCAGGCACCAGCGATTGCCAGGGTCGCCAGCAGCAAGGACGTGGTCAGGGTGACGCGAGAGGCCAAGGATTCAAGGCGGAAATCTAGCACTTTGCGGGGAGAGGAGCACAACTCGTGCCTAGTCGTGCTTTGAGCGACAAACCGGGGGTTTGTGGCCTTCACGTCACTGGAGGCCCTGGCAGGGGTGTCAGGCCGCCCGAGAAAGGTGCGCGCTTGGCACGCTATTTCAGCGCAACGTTGCGAACGACGAAGTTGTTCGCTCGGTCGTAGACCCGAATCGACAGCATCGCGGCGCCAGCTGGCACGAAGCTCGACACGTCCGCGTCGAAGTCCTCGGCCTGCTCGTCGAAGATCCCGTCCTTGGGAAAGAAGGGATACCACTCGTCGCTACCCGCGACGCTGACTTCGATGCGTTTGATGGGACCAACACCGTCGAGCGCTCGACCACGCACGCGGCGAGCCTGCGCCGTGAGGTTTTCGATGGTCGGTGGCGTGTTGTCCACGAGAATCGCCGCGCTCTCCAGCTCGTGCCGCCGCACTCGATCCGGCGGATTGGAGAGCTCGTCGCTGGCCACCACCCGCACGCGGTATTCGCCTTCGGGCAGGTCCGAGGTGTCCCAGGAGTAATTCTCCTTGGTCAGCTTCTCGTTCGGCTTCAACAGGTCGTACCAAGTATTGGTACCAACCAGACGATATTGCACGCGGTAGCGCAGCTCATCCTTGTCGGGGTTGTCGACCTTCCACTTGAGCTCGACCTTGGCTTCCGGCTTCTTCTCTACGGGGCCGCCTGACTTCTTCACGGCATCCGAGGCACTCGAACTCGACGAACCGGACCCGGTCGAAATCTCCGTGAGGGTGGCACGCAAGTTGTCGGTGACGAAGGGGATGCTCACCTCGGAAAGCTCTGCATTGGCGTCTTTGTTGAAGCGGGCGCGTACCTGCATGAAACGACCGGCCGGGCTCTTCACGTCGCCTGCCGCCGTCATCCCCGCACTCCACTCGCTCCAGGTCTCATCGGGCTCCTTGGTATTGCCAGTACGCGTCGACAGCTCGATCAGTCCCGTCGATCTCCAAGTGAGCCGACCGAACTGGGCGCGTAGCCCCGCATCGAAAACCTTGCTCGTCCAGACGGCGTCCTGACCTCCGACGCCGCGAATCGGGTGCAGTACTGCAGGGTCGCTGGCTGCCACGAATCGCTGTTTGCCGGCGACCGCGAGGGCATTGACTTGGCGCTCCTCCGTGTCGGCGACGAGCACCACGTGGTGAGCATCCGTGACGGTGTACACGCGCCCTTCCGCGCCCGTTCCAACGTAGGGACGGCCATCGTCGCCGATGGTGAGGCTGACGAAATGCTCTTCCTTGTCGTCGATCAGCTGGTCCGGCGAGCCCCGGGGAGTGAAGTGGTAGAGGGTGCCTTTGCCCTTGGTCTTGGGCGGGGCTGGCACGGGACCCGCGCTGTCCTTGCTCATCTGCGTCCGCTTGCTGGGCGAGTAGCTGCCGCTCGTGATCTCGTTGGCGATCGCGTAGACGTCACCCTTGGGACCGACCGCGATGGCGCGGACTTCCGTGCGACCGAAGTCGTACAGCACGCTGGCTCGGCCGGGCCCGGTGATTTTGTAGAGTTTGGCCTTGTCGCTGGCTCCGGCGTAGATCGTGCCGTCGGCTGCGACGGCCACGCTCATCAAGTGTTGTTCGGGAGCGTCGAACACGACCTCGGCACGCCCTGTCTGAGCAATGCGATACAGCTTGCCCTCGGGCCCCGTCGCGGCCAGCACGCTATTCGATTTCGTGTCGAAGGCGACCTGCCAGACGTGTTCCGTGTCCTTCAGAGTCGCCAGGTCGACGACCTTGCCCCGCTCCCACTTCATGACTTTGCCTTCGGGCAGTGTGCCGAGGACTACGCTTCCGCCCCAGGCCGTGGCCAGGGACGTGATGGCAAGTGCTTTGGTCTCCGCCAACACGCTGACCTTCGCGCCATCGACCTTCAGCAGCTTGCCCTCGTTGCCGGTGCCGAGCAGCAAGGAGCCGTCATTCATCGCCAACGCCGACCAGATGGTCGTGGCGTCAGTCACCGCCGTTGACCCCAGGTTGAACCCGGCACGCACGCGACCCCCGTCGTCGACCGCGACCCCCTTGAGGTCACCGCCTTTGAAGTCGTCGGCGGTGTCCAGCACGAACCGACGTGTGCCCACCGCAGCGGCGGGATCCGCCAGGGCCGCCAAGCCCGCGGCACAACCAATGAAAAGCACAGCCTTGAAGGAGCGATTTCGAGTCAACACAGGAGCATCACCTTGGGAATGCGAGGGGAAAAGGGAGCGGGCTAACGAAGCACCGGCTTTACATCAATCTGTACGCGGTCGGTACCGACCATGAATTGTCCGAGCGACACGGCGTGCCGAGCCTCGTTCTTGAAGGATTCGGGCGCCACCGATGCCGTCGTGGGGCGCAAGGTGTCCAGGGCTCCCGGAGGCAGGTTCTTGGCGACTCGCCCCTTGTAGGACACTGCACCGTCACCAGTCGCATACGCCACCACCACCGACTTGATGGGATAGGTCGCGTCCTCCAGGTTACGAATGAGTTCCCCGAGATTCTCGGCGTCCGCGCGCTCCTTGCGCTCCTGGTAGCCGGGCCCGATCTCCAGGGTCACCTTCTGTCCGGCGAGGTGCTTGGGAATGGGAACGCTGATGACGCGGGTGATTTCCTTGCCAGCGTAGGGCGTCAGAGTCAGCCGAATGCGCGCCGGACGTCCTGCTTCCACCTCCGACTCGAGGGCTTCCGCGCCGCGCAATCGCACCATCTCGCGCGCGTAGTGCAGCTCGATTTCCATCTCGGCTCGCTCCACGAAGGCGTCTTGCCATGGGTTGTTCATGATGCCGCCCACCGCGCGCACGAGGCTGGAGCGAACGAAGTCGTTGGGATCCGGCGTGCCGCCGATGGCCACCCCGTAGTCCTCGAGCTTGACGGTTCCGTACCCCTTGACCGTGAGCTTGCTGGTGGCGGTCCAGGTCACATCCTGTCGCTCCGACGCCGTCGCCTGTAGCGCACTGCCGAGGGCGATGGCCATGAAAGCTGGCGTCATGAACTTCTCGTGGGCGATCTCGAAGTTCCAGGTGTTGAAGGGAGCACCTGTCACGCCTTTGATCTTGAGACTGACCGGAACCGTGGGGGCTTTCGCCGAATGGCTCACTACGATCGACGCCAATCGGTCGTTGATCAGCGCCCCAACGTCGCGCACCGGCATGCCAATCTTGAACGACCGCATGTCGCTGGCCAAGAACCACAGCACCCGACCGATTGCGGTGGGCAGAGCGGTAACACCGGACTGCATCATGGGATGGCCGAATGCGACCAGCTTGTCCCCTTCCACCCGCGTCACGGTGCCGAGGCCCATGGCGCTCATGTCGCCACGGATGAGTTGAACGCCGACAGCACCGCCATCGACGTAGCGGGTGGGCGCGCCTGCCTCGGTGCCGCCGCCACCACCGGCTTGAAGCGGCTCGAGCCCCAGGGGCGCGAGCAGATCCCGAGCAAAGCCCACCGCCCCGGTGCTGATGCCACCGAGCAGCAGCGGCGTGGCGACCGGCGCCACTGGGCTGTCCTTGCCAGGGAGATGCACCGCGCGTCGCTTCGCGAGTTGGCCGCCGTGCTTGCGCAAGTCGTAGTCGTCCGCCAACCCGCTGAAGCGCTGCGAGCCGCTGGCTGCTCTGCGAGCGACTTTGGCCTTGCCAGCGGGGAGCGCCGCAAGCGGCCAGCCGCCTATCGTCTTGGGGATGGGACGAACCAAGTCGTCGAGCATGCTGCGGATGGGTGTGACCCCTGCCACGGGTTCCTTTCCGAAGGTCCAGCCGTAGGCGTAGGCGCCGATCATCTTGTTGTTGATGTAGATGGGGCTGCCACTCATGCCCGCGACGACTTTGGCAACCTCCAAGCGCGGGTGCTTGGTCTTGATCAAGATGAGCTCTTGTCGCGGCTGGAAGTTCTTCAGCACGTCGATGACTTCCACGTCGAACTTCTCAGGCTTCGTGCCCTCGAACACCGTCAGACCGTAGCCCTTCATGCCTGGTTTGATGGCGCTGACGGGTAAGATGTCGGGGCGACTGGTCAGCCCATCCGCTTGAGCGACGCCGAGCAACGGGAGAGGGGCGAGGAGCGCCGCAAAGGCGGAGGCGAGTAAAACTTGGTCGAAACGCACGACGGCAGCATAGCGCGGCGGCGTCGAGCAACGTCAGTTCATGGAGGGCTCGGCGGCACGAACCCGCAACCAGCGAAATTAAAAGGCTTTTCCGCGATGGCTGGCGGGGCGGCTCCGTGCCCGACGGTGGGTGAGGCCTCGCCGAACGGTCCGTCGGGGTGCGCTTTCGTTATGCTGCGCGCCTTGGACGCCCTGGTCCTCTCTTCCTTGGTCGGATCCTTCGCCGTGCTGGTCACGACCCACGTAGCGATCTCCTACGGTTTGCTGCGGCGCGAGCCTTGGTGGCGCGGACCCATCGCATTCGTGTTTGCGCCCGTGGCACCGCTGTGGGCGATGGAGAGCGGCATGAAGCGACGCGCAGCGCTGTGGATCATCGCGCTGTGCGTGTACGTGTTGGCACGGATCTTCGCGGAGCTTTGACGCCGCAGGCGCCGCGTGGCGGGGGGTTACATGCTAACCTGGCGACGCCGTGTCGTACCGTCCCGCTCTCTACCGTCGCGTCGTTCTCTTCTGTTGCATGGTGGCCATCGCGAGCTGCGGGGGTGCACCCAAGCCCTCGACCTCGGCGAACGATGACACAGCCAAGTCAGCGACCGGCCGCGAGGGCACGAAGCAAGAAGGCGAGGACGCGAGCATCCCAGAAGGCACTCGAGTGCCGAGCCCAAAACTGCTGGATCGGCGCACGCGCACGGCGCTGGCCCCCAACACCCTGGGCGTGATGAAGAGCGCAAAGCCACCACCGAAGTCGTCCGCGGAGCTGTACCGCTTGGTCGCGCCGGCCACGGTCATCATCAAGGTCCCCGGCGGCATGGGCTCGGGAGTCGTCATCGATCCAAAGGGTTGGATCGTGACCAATCACCACGTGGTGGAGCACGGCAAGGACGAGGACTTCAAGAAGTCGGTGTCGGTGATGCTGGGCAGCATCGACCGGACGAGCGGCGGAATGT
The nucleotide sequence above comes from Polyangiaceae bacterium. Encoded proteins:
- a CDS encoding SpoIVB peptidase S55 domain-containing protein, whose amino-acid sequence is MRFDQVLLASAFAALLAPLPLLGVAQADGLTSRPDILPVSAIKPGMKGYGLTVFEGTKPEKFDVEVIDVLKNFQPRQELILIKTKHPRLEVAKVVAGMSGSPIYINNKMIGAYAYGWTFGKEPVAGVTPIRSMLDDLVRPIPKTIGGWPLAALPAGKAKVARRAASGSQRFSGLADDYDLRKHGGQLAKRRAVHLPGKDSPVAPVATPLLLGGISTGAVGFARDLLAPLGLEPLQAGGGGGTEAGAPTRYVDGGAVGVQLIRGDMSAMGLGTVTRVEGDKLVAFGHPMMQSGVTALPTAIGRVLWFLASDMRSFKIGMPVRDVGALINDRLASIVVSHSAKAPTVPVSLKIKGVTGAPFNTWNFEIAHEKFMTPAFMAIALGSALQATASERQDVTWTATSKLTVKGYGTVKLEDYGVAIGGTPDPNDFVRSSLVRAVGGIMNNPWQDAFVERAEMEIELHYAREMVRLRGAEALESEVEAGRPARIRLTLTPYAGKEITRVISVPIPKHLAGQKVTLEIGPGYQERKERADAENLGELIRNLEDATYPIKSVVVAYATGDGAVSYKGRVAKNLPPGALDTLRPTTASVAPESFKNEARHAVSLGQFMVGTDRVQIDVKPVLR